A single region of the Streptomyces sp. ITFR-16 genome encodes:
- a CDS encoding TetR/AcrR family transcriptional regulator, with product MAKATDGSGTPVPQRLLAAATRLFAEQGYDRTSVQEIVEAAGVTKGALYHYFGSKEDLLQEVYARVLRLQQERLDAFADADAPIEQRLRDAAADVVVTTIENLDDASIFFRSMHHLSPEKNKQVRVERRRYHERFRALVEEGQRAGVFSTATPADLIVDYHFGSVHHLSTWYRPDGPLTQQEVADHLADLLLRALRP from the coding sequence ATGGCCAAGGCGACGGACGGAAGCGGCACCCCCGTCCCCCAGCGGCTGCTGGCCGCCGCCACCCGGCTCTTCGCCGAGCAGGGGTACGACCGCACCTCGGTCCAGGAGATCGTGGAGGCGGCCGGCGTCACCAAGGGGGCGCTCTACCACTACTTCGGCTCCAAGGAGGACCTCCTCCAGGAGGTCTACGCCCGGGTGCTGCGGCTCCAACAGGAGCGGCTCGACGCCTTCGCGGACGCGGACGCCCCCATCGAGCAGCGGCTGCGCGACGCCGCGGCCGACGTGGTCGTCACCACCATCGAGAACCTCGACGACGCCTCGATCTTCTTCCGCTCCATGCACCATCTGAGCCCGGAGAAGAACAAGCAGGTACGGGTGGAGCGCCGCCGCTACCACGAGCGCTTCCGCGCCCTGGTCGAGGAGGGGCAGCGCGCCGGGGTCTTCTCCACGGCCACCCCCGCCGACCTGATCGTCGACTACCACTTCGGCTCGGTCCACCACCTGTCGACCTGGTACCGGCCGGACGGCCCGCTCACCCAGCAGGAGGTCGCCGACCACCTGGCCGACCTGCTGCTCCGCGCGCTGCGCCCCTAG
- a CDS encoding acyl-CoA dehydrogenase family protein yields MDFAFDARTEELRARLLAFMDEHVHPAEKTADEQRALLASPWDTPQVVEDLKAEARRQGLWNLFLPDAEYGAGLTNLQYAPLAEILGRSPHLAPTALNCAAPDTGNMEVLAQFGTDEQKKQWLEPLLAGEIRSAFAMTEPEVASSDATNIETRISRDGDDYVINGRKWYISGAMNPDCAIFIVMGKTDPDGEDIRRQQSQILVPRDTSGLTVKRAMQVYGYEDHSHGGHAEVVFDNVRVPAANLVGEEGGGFAIAQARLGPGRIHHCMRLIGMAERAIELMCRRAVSRTAFGKPLAQQGVVQNWIADARVTVEQLRLLVLKTAWLMDTVGNRGAHTEIQSIKIATPRAVVDILDRAVQLHGAGGVGQDFPLAELWASARTLRLADGPDEVHQRSLARREIKKYL; encoded by the coding sequence ATGGACTTCGCATTCGACGCCCGTACCGAGGAGCTGCGCGCCCGGCTGCTCGCCTTCATGGACGAGCACGTCCACCCGGCCGAGAAGACGGCGGACGAGCAGCGCGCGCTGCTGGCATCGCCGTGGGACACCCCGCAGGTGGTGGAGGACCTCAAGGCGGAGGCCCGCCGCCAGGGGCTGTGGAATCTCTTCCTGCCGGACGCCGAGTACGGCGCGGGGCTGACGAACCTTCAGTACGCGCCGCTTGCCGAGATCCTGGGCCGCTCCCCGCATCTGGCGCCGACCGCGCTGAACTGCGCGGCGCCGGACACCGGGAACATGGAGGTGCTGGCCCAGTTCGGCACCGACGAGCAGAAGAAGCAGTGGCTGGAGCCGCTGCTCGCCGGGGAGATCCGGTCCGCGTTCGCGATGACGGAGCCGGAGGTCGCCTCCTCGGACGCGACCAACATCGAGACCCGGATCAGCCGGGACGGCGACGACTACGTCATCAACGGGCGCAAGTGGTACATCTCCGGTGCGATGAACCCAGACTGCGCGATCTTCATCGTGATGGGCAAGACCGACCCGGACGGCGAGGACATCCGCCGCCAGCAGTCGCAGATCCTCGTGCCGCGCGACACCTCGGGCCTGACGGTGAAGCGCGCCATGCAGGTGTACGGCTACGAGGACCACTCCCACGGCGGCCACGCCGAGGTCGTCTTCGACAACGTCCGGGTGCCCGCAGCGAACCTGGTCGGCGAGGAGGGCGGCGGCTTCGCCATCGCCCAGGCGCGGCTCGGCCCGGGCCGCATCCACCACTGCATGCGGCTGATCGGCATGGCGGAACGCGCCATCGAGCTGATGTGCCGGCGCGCGGTGTCCCGTACCGCCTTCGGCAAGCCGCTCGCCCAGCAGGGCGTCGTGCAGAACTGGATCGCGGACGCCCGGGTCACGGTGGAGCAGCTGCGGCTGCTGGTGCTGAAGACGGCCTGGCTGATGGACACCGTGGGCAACCGGGGGGCGCACACCGAGATCCAGTCCATCAAGATCGCCACCCCGCGCGCGGTGGTGGACATCCTGGACCGGGCGGTGCAGCTGCACGGCGCCGGCGGCGTCGGCCAGGACTTCCCGCTGGCCGAGCTGTGGGCCTCGGCCCGCACCCTGCGCCTGGCGGACGGCCCGGACGAGGTCCACCAGCGCTCGCTGGCCCGGCGGGAGATCAAGAAGTACCTGTAG
- a CDS encoding penicillin acylase family protein produces MPPRTRMNARTGTARAAVIAAALALGTSLLAAVPHAGAAEADPPTVADYCQGQCDDILPPGENGNATLVEILGNKAFGTHPAHSDDQLDRYNGLVAGHTGLTDQKLTDFFNDASFGVAKDQVESVTSPRDDVTITRDKTSGVPHIKGTTRYGTEFGAGFAAGQDRLWLMDLFRHIGRGELTSFAGGALANQGLEQQFWPQAPYTEADLEAQVEYIRTHEGPRGEQAMADAQAYVDGINSYREKSKKGRYFPGEYVLTGKIDSITNIGEIQPFKLTDLISIASVVGGQFGGGGGGEVQAALSLLSAQQKYGVAEGTKVWESFRQRNDPEAVLTVHDGTSFPYAGKPDQAVGTALPDPGSVTAEPLIYDRTGSAGTNAKAPVKAPSALRKAQGIYDDGVIPEGSLPGSGSGAQKRGMSNALLVSGRSTASGHPIAVFGPQTGYFAPQLMMLQELQGPGISARGVSFAGVGMYIQMGRGQDYAWSATSAGQDITDTYAVDLCEPDGSAPTKDSTHYLYRGACTAMEKLEKSNSWKPTVADSTAKGSYRMQVWRTGYGIVTHRATVGGKPVAYTSLRTTYRHEADSIIGFQMLNDPSYVTDAASFQQAASNIDYAFNWFYADSRTAAYYNSGMNPVRAAGVDPALPVKAEKAYEWQGYDPAANTASYTPFAEHPHSSGQDYYVSWNNKQAEGYAAAGFGLSAVHRADLLDERVAKLVEEGGVTRASLTRAMADAALTDLRGEQLLPELLKVIRSQPVTDPDLDALVQQLDSWRASGAQRKESSPGSHTYTHADAVRIMDAWWPRLIEAEFKPGLGDDLYGALTANLATDESPAASHGPSGAHSGSAFQYGWWGFADKDLRQVLGRQVKGPLAKSYCGNGDLSACRAALLSSLKEAAAVPAAEVYPADDSCKAGEQWCTDSIIHRALGGISQKAIHWQNRPTYQQVVEFPAHR; encoded by the coding sequence ATGCCCCCACGCACCCGTATGAACGCACGCACCGGCACCGCCAGGGCCGCCGTGATCGCGGCCGCCCTCGCACTCGGTACGTCCCTGCTCGCCGCCGTCCCCCACGCGGGCGCCGCCGAGGCGGATCCCCCGACCGTCGCCGACTACTGCCAGGGGCAGTGCGACGACATCCTGCCGCCCGGCGAGAACGGCAACGCCACCCTCGTCGAGATCCTCGGCAACAAGGCGTTCGGCACCCACCCCGCGCACAGCGACGACCAGCTCGACCGCTACAACGGCCTGGTGGCCGGGCACACCGGCCTCACCGACCAGAAGCTGACCGACTTCTTCAACGACGCCTCCTTCGGCGTCGCCAAGGACCAGGTGGAGTCCGTCACCTCGCCGCGCGACGACGTCACCATCACCCGCGACAAGACCTCCGGCGTCCCGCACATCAAGGGCACCACCCGCTACGGGACGGAGTTCGGCGCCGGGTTCGCCGCCGGGCAGGACCGGCTCTGGCTGATGGACCTCTTCCGGCACATCGGGCGCGGGGAGCTGACCTCCTTCGCCGGCGGGGCGCTGGCCAACCAGGGCCTGGAGCAGCAGTTCTGGCCGCAGGCCCCGTACACCGAGGCCGATCTGGAGGCCCAGGTCGAGTACATCAGGACCCATGAGGGCCCCCGCGGCGAACAGGCCATGGCGGACGCCCAGGCCTATGTGGACGGCATCAACTCCTACCGCGAGAAGTCGAAGAAGGGCCGCTACTTCCCGGGCGAGTACGTCCTCACCGGCAAGATCGACTCCATCACCAACATAGGCGAGATCCAGCCGTTCAAACTGACCGACCTGATCTCGATCGCCTCGGTCGTCGGCGGCCAGTTCGGCGGCGGTGGCGGCGGCGAGGTACAGGCGGCGCTCTCCCTGCTGTCCGCCCAGCAGAAGTACGGCGTCGCCGAGGGCACGAAGGTCTGGGAGTCCTTCCGCCAGCGCAACGACCCCGAGGCCGTGCTCACCGTGCACGACGGCACCTCGTTCCCGTACGCAGGCAAGCCCGACCAGGCCGTCGGCACGGCTCTTCCGGACCCCGGGTCCGTCACCGCCGAGCCGCTGATTTACGACCGCACCGGCTCCGCCGGCACCAACGCGAAGGCGCCCGTGAAGGCCCCGTCCGCCCTCAGGAAGGCCCAGGGCATCTACGACGACGGGGTCATCCCCGAGGGCTCGCTGCCCGGCTCCGGCTCCGGCGCCCAGAAGCGCGGGATGTCCAACGCCCTGCTGGTCTCCGGCAGGAGCACCGCGAGCGGACACCCGATCGCCGTGTTCGGCCCCCAGACCGGCTACTTCGCCCCGCAGCTGATGATGCTCCAGGAGCTCCAGGGCCCCGGCATCAGCGCCCGCGGCGTCTCGTTCGCCGGGGTCGGGATGTACATCCAGATGGGCCGCGGCCAGGACTACGCCTGGAGCGCCACATCGGCCGGCCAGGACATCACCGACACCTACGCCGTCGACCTGTGCGAGCCCGACGGCTCCGCCCCCACCAAGGACTCCACGCACTACCTCTACCGGGGCGCCTGCACCGCCATGGAGAAGCTGGAGAAGTCCAACTCCTGGAAGCCGACCGTCGCCGACTCCACGGCCAAGGGCTCCTACCGGATGCAGGTGTGGCGCACCGGCTACGGCATCGTCACCCACCGCGCCACGGTGGGCGGCAAGCCCGTCGCGTACACCTCCCTGCGCACCACCTACCGGCACGAGGCCGACTCGATCATCGGCTTCCAGATGCTCAACGACCCGTCGTACGTGACCGACGCGGCCTCCTTCCAGCAGGCCGCGAGCAACATCGACTACGCCTTCAACTGGTTCTACGCCGACTCGCGCACCGCCGCCTACTACAACAGCGGCATGAACCCGGTGCGCGCGGCGGGCGTCGACCCGGCGCTGCCCGTCAAGGCCGAGAAGGCGTACGAGTGGCAGGGCTACGACCCGGCGGCCAACACCGCCTCCTACACCCCCTTCGCCGAGCACCCGCACTCCAGCGGCCAGGACTACTACGTCTCCTGGAACAACAAGCAGGCCGAGGGGTACGCCGCCGCCGGCTTCGGGCTCAGCGCGGTGCACCGGGCCGATCTGCTCGACGAGCGGGTGGCGAAGCTGGTCGAGGAGGGCGGGGTGACCCGCGCCTCGCTCACCCGCGCCATGGCCGACGCCGCGCTCACCGACCTGCGCGGTGAGCAGCTGCTGCCCGAGCTGCTGAAGGTGATCCGCTCCCAGCCGGTCACCGACCCGGATCTCGACGCGTTGGTCCAGCAGCTCGACTCCTGGCGGGCGTCGGGCGCCCAGCGCAAGGAGAGCAGCCCCGGCTCGCACACCTACACCCACGCCGACGCGGTGCGGATCATGGACGCGTGGTGGCCGAGGCTGATCGAGGCCGAGTTCAAGCCGGGGCTCGGTGACGATCTGTACGGGGCGCTGACCGCGAACCTCGCCACCGACGAGTCCCCGGCCGCCAGCCACGGGCCGAGCGGGGCGCACAGCGGCTCGGCGTTCCAGTACGGCTGGTGGGGCTTCGCCGACAAGGACCTGCGCCAGGTGCTCGGCCGGCAGGTCAAGGGCCCGCTGGCCAAGTCCTACTGCGGCAACGGCGATCTGAGCGCCTGCCGCGCGGCGCTGCTCTCCTCGCTGAAGGAGGCGGCTGCGGTGCCGGCGGCCGAGGTCTACCCGGCTGACGACAGCTGCAAGGCCGGCGAGCAGTGGTGCACGGACTCGATCATCCACCGGGCACTCGGCGGGATCAGCCAGAAGGCGATCCACTGGCAGAACCGCCCGACCTACCAGCAGGTGGTGGAATTCCCGGCCCACCGCTGA
- a CDS encoding DUF1343 domain-containing protein, translated as MSLSRRGLLAAGGAMGALAATAASAAPAAAGTPHGKGHPGGGHGGGGHGRLLTGFDRLAASGYALLKGQRVGVVTNPTGITSDVRHIVDVMHPDERVDLVAVFGPEHGFRGTAQAGGSEGRYDDPATGLPVYDTYLKSGQALADVFTASGVDTIVFDIQDAGARFYTYIWTLYDCMEAAALAGKRFVVLDRPNPVTGRAALGPVLDPAFSTFVGRREISQAHGMTVTELALLFNGEFLADRPADLEIVKMSGWSRSDFFDATGLPWVPPSPNMPTPDTALVYSGTCLFEGTNLSEGRGTTRPFELLGAEGIDHTWAAAANALGLPGVAFREAYFAPTFSKFEGTTVGGVQLHVQDREVFDPVRTGIALLVTAKRTWSGFAWRPDNWIDKLTGNTRVRTMIDAGADTDEVVGAWAEDLTAFRAVRKRYLQYR; from the coding sequence ATGAGCCTGTCCAGGCGTGGTTTGCTGGCCGCCGGCGGTGCGATGGGGGCCCTCGCGGCGACGGCCGCGTCGGCCGCGCCCGCGGCCGCCGGTACGCCGCACGGCAAGGGACACCCGGGCGGCGGGCACGGCGGGGGCGGGCACGGCCGGCTGCTCACCGGCTTCGACCGGCTGGCGGCGAGCGGCTACGCGCTGCTGAAGGGGCAGCGGGTCGGTGTCGTCACCAACCCGACCGGGATCACCTCCGACGTACGCCACATCGTCGATGTGATGCACCCGGACGAGCGGGTGGACCTCGTCGCGGTCTTCGGGCCCGAGCACGGCTTCCGGGGCACCGCGCAGGCGGGTGGCTCGGAGGGGCGCTACGACGACCCGGCGACCGGACTGCCCGTCTACGACACCTACCTGAAGAGCGGTCAGGCGCTGGCCGATGTGTTCACCGCCTCCGGCGTGGACACGATCGTCTTCGACATCCAGGACGCGGGCGCCCGTTTCTACACGTACATCTGGACGCTGTACGACTGCATGGAGGCGGCGGCCCTCGCGGGCAAGAGGTTCGTCGTGCTGGACCGGCCGAACCCGGTGACCGGACGGGCGGCGCTCGGGCCGGTTCTCGATCCCGCGTTCTCCACTTTCGTGGGCCGCCGGGAGATCTCCCAGGCGCACGGGATGACGGTCACCGAACTGGCGCTGTTGTTCAACGGGGAGTTCCTGGCGGACCGTCCGGCCGACCTGGAGATTGTGAAGATGTCGGGGTGGTCGCGCTCCGACTTCTTCGACGCGACGGGCCTTCCGTGGGTCCCTCCGAGCCCCAACATGCCGACGCCCGACACCGCGCTGGTCTACTCGGGCACCTGCCTCTTCGAGGGCACGAACCTCTCCGAGGGGCGCGGCACGACGCGGCCGTTCGAGCTGCTGGGCGCGGAGGGCATCGACCACACCTGGGCCGCCGCCGCGAACGCGCTCGGCCTGCCCGGGGTGGCCTTCCGCGAGGCGTACTTCGCGCCGACGTTCTCCAAGTTCGAGGGCACGACGGTGGGCGGGGTCCAGCTGCACGTCCAGGACCGCGAGGTCTTCGACCCGGTGCGCACCGGGATCGCGCTGCTGGTGACGGCCAAGCGGACGTGGAGCGGGTTCGCCTGGCGTCCGGACAACTGGATCGACAAGCTCACCGGCAACACCCGGGTCCGCACGATGATCGATGCGGGGGCGGACACGGATGAGGTCGTGGGGGCGTGGGCGGAGGATCTCACGGCGTTCCGGGCGGTGCGGAAGCGGTACCTGCAGTATCGGTGA
- a CDS encoding SDR family oxidoreductase — MSTVQGAGVVVTGAGGGIGAALARRFAAEGARVVVNDLDESRIKALAEEIGGVAVAGDASGIVDAARDALDGTVDVYCANAGLASPGDVFADEEVWAAAWDVNVMAHVRAARALLPDWLERGSGRFVSTASAAGLLTMIGAAPYSVTKHGVVAFAEWLSLTYRHRGVKVHAICPQGVRTDMLTAAGSAGELVLAPSAIEPGAVADALFDAMAEDRFLVLPHPEVVGYYRARSKDTDQWLGNMNHLQRKWEETGA; from the coding sequence ATGAGTACGGTGCAGGGTGCGGGCGTAGTGGTCACGGGGGCCGGAGGCGGCATCGGAGCCGCCCTGGCCCGCAGATTCGCCGCGGAGGGCGCGCGGGTCGTCGTCAACGACCTCGACGAGAGCCGGATCAAGGCCCTGGCCGAGGAGATCGGCGGTGTCGCGGTCGCCGGTGACGCCTCCGGGATCGTCGACGCCGCCCGGGACGCCCTCGACGGCACCGTGGACGTCTACTGCGCCAACGCTGGCCTGGCCTCGCCCGGTGACGTCTTCGCCGACGAGGAGGTCTGGGCCGCTGCCTGGGACGTCAACGTGATGGCCCACGTCCGCGCGGCCAGGGCGCTGCTCCCGGACTGGCTGGAGCGCGGCAGCGGCAGATTCGTCTCCACCGCGTCCGCCGCCGGCCTGCTGACGATGATCGGCGCGGCGCCCTACAGCGTCACCAAGCACGGGGTGGTCGCCTTCGCCGAATGGCTCTCCCTCACCTACCGCCACCGCGGCGTGAAGGTCCACGCGATCTGTCCGCAGGGCGTGCGCACGGACATGCTCACCGCCGCCGGATCGGCCGGGGAACTGGTGCTCGCCCCCAGCGCCATCGAGCCCGGGGCCGTCGCCGACGCCCTCTTCGACGCCATGGCCGAGGACCGCTTCCTGGTCCTGCCGCACCCCGAGGTCGTCGGCTACTACCGGGCCAGGTCCAAGGACACCGACCAGTGGCTCGGCAATATGAACCACCTTCAGCGCAAGTGGGAGGAGACCGGCGCATGA
- a CDS encoding AMP-binding protein translates to MSESIYAAKPWLPLLSEAQRAAVHPAETLVHAFRDSVGRTPDHPALAYFDGRLTYRETDELSDSVAGHLAARGLERGDRVAIMLQNSPQFVLALLGAWKAGATVVPLNPMYKSAEVGHVLKDAEVTALVCSDRAWESYLRDTAAGAPSVRIAITACELDLQTENDERVLNFERLPAPDDADDLVTVARQGTGAPAGRELTAADVALISYTSGTSGTPKGAMNSHGNIMVNAERQRTGHPIAEGAAYFALAPLFHITGMVCQLAACLTNAGTLVLAYRFHPGVVLDTFAEHCPAYTVGPSTAFMALAATPGVTPEHFASFQVISSGGAPLPPALVEKFRTGFGPYIRNGYGLTECTAPCASVPPEREAPVDPVSGTLSVGVPGPDTVVRIIDENGAEVPFGEQGEIAVRGPQVVSGYWRLPEATAAAFPDGELRTGDIGFMDREGWLYVVDRKKDMINASGFKVWPREVEDVLYTHPAVREAAVVGVPDPYRGETVRAYVSLRPGSSVEPGELGAYCKERLAAYKYPREVEILTELPKTASGKILRRELRSSR, encoded by the coding sequence ATGAGCGAGTCGATCTACGCGGCGAAGCCCTGGCTCCCGCTGCTCAGCGAGGCCCAGCGGGCGGCCGTCCACCCCGCCGAGACCCTGGTGCACGCCTTCCGCGACTCGGTGGGCCGCACCCCGGACCACCCGGCGCTGGCCTACTTCGACGGGCGCCTCACCTACCGCGAGACGGACGAGCTCTCCGACTCCGTGGCCGGGCATCTGGCCGCCCGGGGGCTTGAGCGCGGCGACCGGGTCGCGATCATGCTGCAGAACTCCCCGCAGTTCGTGCTCGCGCTGCTCGGCGCCTGGAAGGCGGGGGCGACGGTCGTCCCGCTCAACCCGATGTACAAGTCCGCCGAGGTCGGCCACGTCCTCAAGGATGCCGAGGTCACGGCCCTGGTCTGCTCGGACCGGGCGTGGGAGTCGTATCTGCGGGACACCGCCGCCGGTGCCCCGTCCGTCCGCATCGCGATCACCGCCTGCGAGCTGGACCTCCAGACGGAGAACGACGAGCGGGTGCTGAACTTCGAGCGGCTGCCCGCCCCGGACGACGCGGACGATCTGGTGACCGTCGCCCGGCAGGGCACCGGAGCCCCCGCCGGCCGGGAGCTCACCGCCGCCGACGTGGCGCTGATCAGCTACACCTCGGGGACCAGCGGCACACCCAAGGGCGCCATGAACTCCCACGGCAACATCATGGTCAACGCCGAGCGCCAGCGCACCGGCCACCCCATAGCCGAGGGCGCCGCGTACTTCGCCCTCGCCCCGCTCTTCCACATCACCGGCATGGTCTGCCAGCTGGCCGCCTGCCTCACCAACGCGGGCACCCTGGTCCTGGCCTACCGCTTCCACCCCGGGGTCGTCCTCGACACGTTCGCCGAGCACTGCCCCGCGTACACCGTCGGCCCCTCCACCGCCTTCATGGCGCTCGCCGCCACCCCCGGGGTCACGCCCGAGCACTTCGCCTCCTTCCAGGTGATCTCCTCCGGCGGCGCCCCGCTGCCGCCCGCGCTCGTGGAGAAGTTCCGGACCGGCTTCGGCCCGTACATCCGCAACGGCTACGGACTCACCGAGTGCACCGCCCCCTGCGCCTCCGTACCGCCGGAGCGCGAGGCGCCGGTCGACCCGGTCTCCGGCACCCTCTCGGTCGGCGTGCCCGGCCCCGACACCGTCGTACGGATCATCGACGAGAACGGCGCGGAGGTGCCCTTCGGCGAGCAGGGCGAGATAGCCGTGCGCGGCCCGCAGGTCGTCTCCGGCTACTGGCGGCTGCCCGAGGCCACGGCCGCCGCCTTCCCCGACGGCGAGCTGCGCACCGGCGACATCGGCTTCATGGACCGTGAGGGCTGGCTCTACGTCGTCGACCGCAAGAAGGACATGATCAACGCCTCCGGCTTCAAGGTCTGGCCCCGCGAGGTGGAGGATGTCCTCTACACGCACCCGGCCGTGCGCGAGGCCGCCGTCGTGGGCGTGCCCGACCCCTACCGGGGCGAGACCGTCCGGGCCTACGTCAGCCTGCGCCCCGGCAGCTCGGTCGAACCCGGCGAACTGGGTGCGTACTGCAAGGAACGGCTCGCCGCGTACAAGTACCCGCGCGAAGTCGAGATCCTGACCGAACTCCCCAAGACGGCAAGTGGGAAGATCCTCAGGCGGGAACTGCGTTCCTCCCGCTAG
- a CDS encoding phosphotransferase family protein: MSPVHPPGLDLDRLRGHLDRERPGLVSGPLDARVIEGGRSNLTYVVTDTGGTGRWVVRRPPLGHVLATAHDMKREHRVISALHPTAVPVPEPVLLCEDESVIGAPFYIMEYVEGTPYRTAEQLAPLGPERTRAAVLALVDTLVELHAVDPGSVGLGDFGRPEGFLDRQLRRWGKQLDASRNRELAGVDELHAALGRQLPVSPAPTVVHGDYRLDNVLIGADDEIKAVLDWEMSTLGDPLTDLGLLVMYSSDLNLPESPVSTTSGAAGHPSPAELIERYAARSGRDTSALSWYTAFAWFKLAVILEGIHYRYTLGQTVGGGFDRIGDLVPVFIEHGLTTLQEG; encoded by the coding sequence ATGAGCCCAGTCCACCCGCCAGGTCTCGATCTCGACCGGTTGCGCGGACATCTCGACCGTGAGCGGCCGGGTCTGGTGAGCGGACCGCTCGACGCCCGGGTCATCGAGGGCGGCCGCTCGAACCTGACGTACGTCGTGACGGACACGGGCGGCACCGGCCGCTGGGTCGTGCGCCGGCCGCCGCTCGGGCATGTGCTGGCCACCGCGCACGACATGAAGCGCGAACACCGGGTGATCAGCGCGCTGCACCCGACGGCGGTCCCGGTCCCCGAGCCGGTGCTGCTCTGCGAGGACGAGTCGGTGATCGGCGCGCCGTTCTACATCATGGAGTACGTGGAGGGCACCCCCTACCGCACGGCGGAGCAGCTGGCCCCGCTCGGCCCTGAGCGCACCCGCGCGGCGGTGCTCGCCCTGGTCGACACCCTGGTGGAGCTGCACGCCGTGGACCCCGGGTCCGTCGGGCTGGGCGACTTCGGGCGGCCCGAGGGCTTCCTCGACCGGCAGCTGCGCCGCTGGGGCAAGCAGCTGGACGCCTCCCGCAACCGCGAGCTGGCCGGCGTCGACGAGCTGCACGCGGCGCTCGGCCGGCAGCTGCCCGTCTCCCCCGCGCCCACCGTCGTGCACGGCGACTACCGCCTGGACAACGTCCTGATCGGCGCCGACGACGAGATCAAGGCAGTCCTGGACTGGGAGATGTCCACGCTCGGCGACCCGCTGACCGACCTCGGCCTGCTGGTGATGTACAGCTCCGACCTGAACCTGCCGGAGTCGCCGGTCTCCACCACCAGCGGCGCGGCCGGCCACCCCTCCCCCGCCGAGCTGATCGAGCGCTACGCGGCCCGCTCCGGCCGGGACACCTCCGCCCTCTCCTGGTACACGGCGTTCGCCTGGTTCAAGCTCGCCGTGATCCTGGAGGGCATCCACTACCGCTACACCCTGGGCCAGACCGTCGGCGGCGGCTTCGACCGCATCGGCGACCTCGTCCCCGTCTTCATCGAGCACGGCCTCACCACCCTCCAGGAAGGCTGA
- a CDS encoding glucarate dehydratase family protein, with translation MDTALVVDEVRLTPILIADPPLLNTQGVHQPYTPRLIVEVVTRGGVTGVGETYGDGKYLELAAPLAEALPGRPVSDVNGLFALADEVCGDSRAADERVDAGGLRGVQTADKLRLSVVSGFEVACLDALGKSVGLPVHALLGGKVRDSAEYSAYLFYRWAGHPEGGERDDWGAALDPAGVVAQARRFARAYGFSSFKLKGGVFPPDEEIAAVRALAEAFPGQPLRLDPNGAWSVGTSLYVAEQLKDVLEYLEDPASGTEAMAAVAAGTDVPLATNMCVTTLAEVPEAFARDAVQVVLSDHHYWGGLHRTRELAGICRTYGVGLSMHSNTHLGISLAAMTHVAATVPNLDYACDSHYPWQTEDVITTRHVFEDGRLTVSDAPGLGVDLDRDRLAALHRRWLDDDGTMRERDDAAAMRKAEPDWATPTIPRW, from the coding sequence ATGGACACGGCGCTGGTGGTCGACGAGGTCCGGCTGACCCCGATCCTCATCGCGGACCCGCCGCTCCTCAACACCCAGGGCGTCCACCAGCCGTACACCCCGCGGCTCATCGTCGAGGTCGTCACCCGGGGCGGGGTGACCGGCGTCGGCGAGACCTATGGCGACGGCAAGTACCTCGAACTCGCCGCCCCGCTCGCCGAGGCACTGCCCGGACGGCCGGTCAGCGATGTGAACGGCCTCTTCGCCCTCGCCGATGAGGTGTGCGGAGATTCACGCGCGGCCGACGAGCGCGTCGACGCGGGCGGGCTGCGCGGCGTCCAGACCGCCGACAAGCTGCGGCTCTCGGTCGTCTCCGGCTTCGAGGTGGCCTGCCTGGACGCGCTGGGCAAGTCCGTCGGCCTGCCCGTGCACGCGCTGCTCGGCGGCAAGGTCCGCGACAGCGCCGAGTACAGCGCGTACCTCTTCTACCGCTGGGCCGGACACCCGGAGGGCGGCGAGCGGGACGACTGGGGCGCGGCCCTCGACCCGGCCGGCGTCGTCGCCCAGGCCCGCCGCTTCGCCCGCGCGTACGGCTTCTCCTCCTTCAAGCTGAAGGGCGGCGTCTTCCCGCCCGACGAGGAGATCGCCGCCGTCCGCGCACTGGCCGAGGCGTTCCCCGGGCAGCCGCTGCGCCTGGACCCCAACGGCGCCTGGTCCGTCGGGACCTCGCTGTACGTCGCCGAGCAGCTCAAGGACGTCCTCGAATACCTGGAGGACCCGGCGAGCGGCACGGAGGCGATGGCCGCCGTCGCGGCCGGCACCGACGTCCCGCTCGCCACCAACATGTGCGTCACCACCCTCGCCGAGGTCCCCGAGGCCTTCGCCCGGGACGCGGTGCAGGTCGTCCTGTCCGACCACCACTACTGGGGCGGGCTGCACCGCACCCGTGAACTCGCCGGGATCTGCCGTACCTACGGCGTCGGGCTCTCCATGCACTCCAACACCCACCTCGGCATCAGCCTCGCCGCCATGACGCACGTCGCGGCCACCGTCCCCAACCTCGACTACGCCTGCGACAGCCACTACCCCTGGCAGACCGAGGACGTCATCACCACCCGCCATGTCTTCGAGGACGGCCGCCTCACCGTCTCCGACGCCCCCGGCCTCGGCGTCGACCTCGACCGCGACCGGCTGGCCGCGCTGCACCGCCGCTGGCTCGACGACGACGGCACGATGCGCGAGCGCGACGACGCCGCCGCGATGCGCAAGGCCGAGCCGGACTGGGCCACACCCACGATCCCGCGCTGGTGA